The Lycium ferocissimum isolate CSIRO_LF1 chromosome 1, AGI_CSIRO_Lferr_CH_V1, whole genome shotgun sequence genome includes a region encoding these proteins:
- the LOC132055539 gene encoding chaperone protein dnaJ 20, chloroplastic-like, whose product MYLRTTIDPNPRVFFPSNPQFPRTQNGSLRVYSKLNNNVIEISETKSFYELLGIPETVSLFEIKQAYKQQARKYHPDVSPPGRVEEYTERFIRVQEAYETLSDPKTRDMYDKHMSKGLHFAFCARRRCQNDESMEDKGEWKNRWQSQLSELKRRNMHKDSGNNMSWGARMRRQRNEASS is encoded by the exons ATGTATCTAAGAACAACAATAGACCCAAATCCTCGTGTATTTTTCCCATCAAATCCACAATTTCCAAGAACCCAAAATGGGTCTTTAAGAGTTTATTCAAAGCTTAACAACAATGTTATAGAAATTAGTGAAACAAAGAGCTTTTATGAGCTTCTTGGTATACCAGAAACAGTGTCTTTATTCGAAATAAAACAAGCGTACAAACAACAAGCTAGAAAGTACCACCCGGATGTGTCACCACCGGGTCGGGTCGAAGAATATACAGAAAGGTTCATTCGGGTTCAAGAAGCTTATGAAACATTATCGGATCCTAAGACAAGAGATATGTACGATAAACATATGTCTAAAGGACTTCACTTTGCATTTTGTGCTCGTAGGAGGTGCCAAAATGATgag TCAATGGAGGACAAAGGCGAATGGAAGAATCGTTGGCAATCTCAGCTGTCAGAGTTAAAGAGAAGAAACATGCACAAGGACTCTGGTAACAATATGTCTTGGGGTGCACGTATGCGCAGACAAAGGAATGAAGCATCATCATAA